Proteins encoded within one genomic window of Triticum aestivum cultivar Chinese Spring chromosome 2D, IWGSC CS RefSeq v2.1, whole genome shotgun sequence:
- the LOC123054560 gene encoding uncharacterized protein isoform X2, whose protein sequence is MSVVVSSCAVQSSRHGGPALANTTTRVGWKRRRHMSSKIESADEAKELLADLLDETVRSGFQTLSSVPSHPLENEGAQFLQPIPGTFTEAKTSWPSTNAGMSKHEGEAGCHSITARQDSDGRKNSRDELATAEQDRDSKRQRSNGAPGEATLVMPGYCAVENLSAKPSGGETAAP, encoded by the exons ATGTCAGTCGTCGTCTCGAGTTGCGCCGTGCAGTCTTCACGTCATGGCGGCCCGGCTCTAGCAAACACCACCACCCGCGTTGGCTGGAAGCGCAG ACGTCATATGAGTTCAAAAATTG AGTCGGCTGACGAAGCAAAGGAATTGCTGGCGGATCTCCTTG ATGAAACTGTACGATCTGGCTTTCAAACGTTATCCTCTGTTCCGAGCCATCCACTTGAAAATGAAG GTGCTCAATTCCTCCAACCCATCCCAGGCACCTTCACAGAAGCTAAAACTTCTTGGCCATCGACAAATGCAG GCATGAGTAAGCATGAGGGCGAAGCAGGTTGTCACAGCATCACTGCTCGCCAGGATTCAGATGGGAGAAAGAATTCAAGGGATGAACTTGCAACGGCTGAGCAAGACCGTGATTCAAAACGGCAACGGTCAAATGGGGCGCCTGGTGAAGCAACTCTG GTGATGCCAGGGTATTGTGCTGTGGAGAACTTGAGCGCCAAGCCAAGTGGTGGAGAGACGGCCGCTCCATGA
- the LOC123054560 gene encoding uncharacterized protein isoform X1, protein MRCVQRCTSRTRPFLNPALTGSCSLLNISTLLAFYRRHMSSKIESADEAKELLADLLDETVRSGFQTLSSVPSHPLENEGAQFLQPIPGTFTEAKTSWPSTNAGMSKHEGEAGCHSITARQDSDGRKNSRDELATAEQDRDSKRQRSNGAPGEATLVMPGYCAVENLSAKPSGGETAAP, encoded by the exons ATGCGCTGCGTGCAGCGATGCACTTCTCGAACTAGACCTTTCCTCAATCCTGCTCTTACTGGTTCTTGCTCACTTCTGAACATATCCACATTGCTTGCTTTTTACAGACGTCATATGAGTTCAAAAATTG AGTCGGCTGACGAAGCAAAGGAATTGCTGGCGGATCTCCTTG ATGAAACTGTACGATCTGGCTTTCAAACGTTATCCTCTGTTCCGAGCCATCCACTTGAAAATGAAG GTGCTCAATTCCTCCAACCCATCCCAGGCACCTTCACAGAAGCTAAAACTTCTTGGCCATCGACAAATGCAG GCATGAGTAAGCATGAGGGCGAAGCAGGTTGTCACAGCATCACTGCTCGCCAGGATTCAGATGGGAGAAAGAATTCAAGGGATGAACTTGCAACGGCTGAGCAAGACCGTGATTCAAAACGGCAACGGTCAAATGGGGCGCCTGGTGAAGCAACTCTG GTGATGCCAGGGTATTGTGCTGTGGAGAACTTGAGCGCCAAGCCAAGTGGTGGAGAGACGGCCGCTCCATGA
- the LOC123054561 gene encoding probable prefoldin subunit 2 translates to MASRAGGDGKEPINEQVVANTYANMRTEMNQLYTKITELEMEVSEHALVIGAIEPLDPTRRCYRMIGGVLVERTIREVLPAVHRNKEGLEEVVARMKEALERKKQEITEFELKYKIRIRKGDNSANEEGSMKEASAQGVLVGLAGQ, encoded by the coding sequence ATGGCAAGCAGAGCAGGTGGCGATGGCAAAGAACCCATAAATGAGCAAGTAGTTGCAAATACCTATGCCAACATGCGCACTGAAATGAACCAGCTCTacaccaagatcacggagctggaaatGGAAGTCAGTGAGCACGCCCTTGTGATTGGCGCAATAGAGCCCCTGGACCCCACAAGGCGTTGCTACAGGATGATTGGCGGAGTCTTGGTTGAGAGGACCATCAGGGAAGTCTTGCCCGCCGTGCACCGCAACAAGGAGGGCCTTGAAGAGGTCGTCGCTCGCATGAAGGAGGCTCTGGAGAGGAAGAAGCAAGAGATCACCGAGTTTGAGCTCAAGTACAAGATCAGGATCAGGAAGGGCGACAACAGCGCCAACGAAGAAGGCAGCATGAAGGAAGCCTCTGCCCAGGGTGTTCTTGTTGGCCTTGCGGGCCAGTAG
- the LOC123054560 gene encoding uncharacterized protein isoform X3 — MAISGATTMVALDFGRHMSSKIESADEAKELLADLLDETVRSGFQTLSSVPSHPLENEGAQFLQPIPGTFTEAKTSWPSTNAGMSKHEGEAGCHSITARQDSDGRKNSRDELATAEQDRDSKRQRSNGAPGEATLVMPGYCAVENLSAKPSGGETAAP, encoded by the exons ATGGCGATCTCCGGAGCGACGACGATGGTGGCCTTGGACTTTGG ACGTCATATGAGTTCAAAAATTG AGTCGGCTGACGAAGCAAAGGAATTGCTGGCGGATCTCCTTG ATGAAACTGTACGATCTGGCTTTCAAACGTTATCCTCTGTTCCGAGCCATCCACTTGAAAATGAAG GTGCTCAATTCCTCCAACCCATCCCAGGCACCTTCACAGAAGCTAAAACTTCTTGGCCATCGACAAATGCAG GCATGAGTAAGCATGAGGGCGAAGCAGGTTGTCACAGCATCACTGCTCGCCAGGATTCAGATGGGAGAAAGAATTCAAGGGATGAACTTGCAACGGCTGAGCAAGACCGTGATTCAAAACGGCAACGGTCAAATGGGGCGCCTGGTGAAGCAACTCTG GTGATGCCAGGGTATTGTGCTGTGGAGAACTTGAGCGCCAAGCCAAGTGGTGGAGAGACGGCCGCTCCATGA